In a genomic window of Tissierella sp. Yu-01:
- the recN gene encoding DNA repair protein RecN: MLKELSIKNFAIIDDVKVDFTKGLNLLTGETGSGKSIIIEALEIVLGGRSSKDLIRSGEDKAIIEALFFIDEDIIEIIRENGFDSEENVLILTKEIFKNYPSISRINGRPITINLLRNITSKLIDIFGQHEHQSLLNISNHQLLIDSFGDTEFNELLGKIQQNYELYSIEKKKLNELNISSHEREREIDLLKFQIDEIEEANLTTEDDEKIEVEFNRVSNIVNIITGLNQIIGLISGTNYDNNSILDLIDRTISILNNVCKYDKGLESYLNRLQDIRYEMQDLSRGFDTYAEGLEVDEEKLLFLNARLDIVNKLKKKYGLTVNKILEYKNNINEQYEKLINYENEIEKIKKNISKYEVILAKDSELLSNKRKIIAEKFESLISKELEELNMNNVIFKVNFDKKPKFSATGLDSIEFLISTNPGETLKPISKIVSGGEMSRIMLGFKSIIADNDRIPTLIFDEIDTGISGRTAQVVGEKIKRISHNHQVISISHLPQIAALADSHYVIDKNIINGKAQTNIKKLSDNERVKEMARLLGGVNVTETTLNHAKEMLEMSKKI, from the coding sequence ATGCTTAAAGAATTAAGCATTAAAAATTTTGCAATAATTGATGATGTAAAAGTAGATTTTACAAAAGGTCTAAATTTATTGACGGGTGAGACAGGCTCTGGTAAATCTATTATAATAGAAGCACTTGAGATTGTATTAGGCGGGAGAAGTAGTAAGGATTTAATTAGATCTGGTGAAGATAAAGCCATAATTGAGGCATTATTTTTTATTGATGAAGATATAATTGAAATAATTAGAGAAAACGGGTTTGATTCTGAGGAGAATGTTCTGATCTTGACTAAAGAGATATTTAAGAATTACCCAAGCATCTCAAGGATCAATGGGAGGCCAATTACCATTAACTTATTAAGAAATATTACTTCCAAATTGATTGATATATTTGGCCAACATGAACACCAATCTTTATTGAATATATCTAATCATCAATTATTAATCGATAGTTTTGGAGATACAGAATTTAACGAATTGCTAGGCAAAATACAACAAAATTATGAATTATATAGTATAGAAAAGAAAAAATTAAATGAGCTAAATATTTCCTCACATGAAAGAGAAAGAGAAATTGACTTATTAAAATTTCAAATTGATGAAATTGAAGAAGCTAACTTAACTACTGAAGATGATGAGAAAATTGAAGTAGAGTTTAATAGAGTATCTAACATAGTTAATATCATAACTGGTTTAAATCAAATTATTGGACTTATAAGCGGGACAAACTATGATAATAATTCAATTCTCGATTTAATTGATCGAACAATATCTATACTAAATAATGTATGTAAATATGATAAAGGACTAGAATCATATTTAAATAGATTACAAGATATTAGGTATGAAATGCAAGATTTATCTCGAGGATTTGACACTTATGCTGAAGGTTTAGAAGTAGATGAGGAAAAACTTCTATTTTTAAATGCAAGATTAGATATCGTAAACAAGCTAAAGAAAAAATATGGTCTTACTGTTAATAAGATTTTAGAATATAAAAATAATATAAACGAACAATATGAAAAATTAATAAATTATGAAAATGAAATTGAAAAAATCAAAAAAAATATTTCTAAGTATGAAGTTATATTAGCGAAGGATTCTGAATTATTAAGCAATAAAAGAAAAATAATTGCAGAAAAATTTGAAAGTTTGATTTCTAAAGAATTAGAAGAGCTTAATATGAATAATGTGATATTTAAAGTTAATTTTGATAAGAAGCCCAAATTTTCAGCAACAGGATTAGATAGTATAGAATTTTTAATATCTACTAATCCCGGTGAAACACTAAAGCCAATTTCAAAAATAGTTTCAGGGGGAGAAATGTCAAGAATTATGCTAGGATTTAAAAGTATAATTGCTGATAATGACAGAATTCCTACTTTAATATTCGATGAAATAGATACTGGAATAAGTGGTAGAACTGCACAGGTTGTGGGAGAAAAAATAAAAAGAATTTCTCATAATCATCAAGTTATTTCAATTTCCCATTTACCTCAAATAGCTGCTTTAGCAGATAGCCACTATGTGATAGATAAAAATATTATTAACGGAAAGGCTCAAACAAATATCAAAAAATTATCGGATAATGAAAGAGTCAAAGAGATGGCAAGATTGTTAGGTGGAGTAAATGTCACAGAAACAACACTTAATCATGCAAAGGAAATGTTAGAAATGTCAAAAAAAATTTAA
- the xseB gene encoding exodeoxyribonuclease VII small subunit, whose product MDISKLSYEEALSRLEDLLKELENEDCLLDDSINKFKEGMLLYNHCNNLLKKAEGEVKIILDEGKNTFADFDTVREVEDEYY is encoded by the coding sequence ATGGATATAAGTAAACTGTCATACGAAGAAGCATTATCCAGATTGGAAGATTTATTAAAGGAATTGGAAAATGAAGATTGTCTATTAGATGATTCGATTAATAAATTTAAAGAGGGTATGTTATTATATAATCATTGTAACAATCTTTTGAAGAAGGCTGAAGGAGAAGTAAAGATTATATTGGATGAAGGTAAAAATACGTTTGCTGATTTCGATACTGTACGGGAGGTAGAGGATGAATATTATTGA
- a CDS encoding SpoIIIAH-like family protein, whose amino-acid sequence MFKIKRPAIIGLLLVLLVFTGYLNYQLTQQALLKASSDYQEHEELEIANYSSGDYGIYEEVDNLSKGEDKDITIVDSTTDEGVSEVISASNNELNEALETEVSGNINYFVEYRLSRDKLRANMVDRLEDIVDNTQTAEDVRTKAQEEIIKIGNVSEKELQIEGLVKSKGFNEALVFITDSDIKVVVSKGELTEQDMVKILDIVKSETTFSSENIKIMKKQ is encoded by the coding sequence ATGTTCAAAATAAAAAGACCAGCTATTATAGGGTTATTGTTAGTACTATTAGTTTTTACAGGATATTTGAATTATCAACTAACTCAACAAGCATTACTAAAAGCATCTAGTGATTATCAAGAACACGAAGAATTAGAAATCGCAAATTATAGTTCAGGTGATTATGGGATATATGAAGAAGTTGACAACTTGTCAAAAGGTGAAGATAAGGATATAACTATAGTTGATTCAACAACTGATGAAGGCGTATCTGAAGTTATCTCAGCAAGTAATAATGAATTAAATGAGGCTTTAGAAACTGAAGTTTCTGGTAATATAAATTATTTTGTTGAGTACAGGCTTTCTAGAGATAAACTTAGAGCAAATATGGTTGATAGATTAGAAGATATCGTTGATAATACACAAACAGCTGAGGATGTTAGAACAAAAGCTCAGGAAGAAATAATTAAAATTGGGAATGTATCTGAAAAAGAATTGCAAATAGAAGGCTTAGTAAAATCCAAAGGATTCAATGAAGCACTTGTATTTATTACAGATTCAGATATAAAAGTAGTTGTATCAAAAGGTGAATTAACAGAACAGGATATGGTTAAAATATTAGATATTGTTAAATCCGAAACTACCTTTAGTTCAGAAAATATTAAAATAATGAAAAAACAATAG
- the nusB gene encoding transcription antitermination factor NusB, with the protein MGRKQAREGAMKLLFQMESNNDFSDDALNIYLDNFKHDEKETEYIKEAVITIRDNVDEIDNNIILNLEGWSIHRLAKVDLSVLRLAIYEILYRNDIPVEVSINEAIETVKKYSKEDSFKFINGVLGGFVRSLDK; encoded by the coding sequence ATGGGTAGGAAACAAGCAAGAGAAGGTGCAATGAAGCTCTTATTTCAAATGGAAAGCAATAATGATTTTTCCGATGATGCTTTAAATATATACTTAGATAATTTTAAACATGATGAAAAAGAAACTGAATATATAAAAGAAGCTGTAATTACAATAAGAGATAATGTTGATGAAATTGATAATAATATAATATTAAATTTAGAAGGTTGGAGTATTCACAGGTTAGCTAAGGTTGATTTGTCGGTATTAAGGCTTGCAATATATGAAATTTTATATAGAAATGATATCCCAGTAGAAGTCTCTATTAATGAAGCAATAGAGACAGTTAAGAAGTATAGCAAAGAGGATTCTTTTAAATTTATTAATGGTGTTCTCGGAGGATTTGTACGGTCTTTAGACAAATAA
- the spoIVB gene encoding SpoIVB peptidase, whose translation MGRFKLKAKYLFIFIIILVLGFTLQLSQILFYPSNFKIIKGENKNLNISFPFSLDNSELGIVDTIYNEGNKSLTLNGIDEGNTHLKVKLLGLIPVKNYNVNVVDRPMVIPGGNAIGVRMNTKGVLVVAVTDVIDINGNRVSPARDAGLKVGDSIIEINGEKIVSSEQVVKILNEIKNEEVEILVLRNKGEFKTLSKAVKCLQDNAYRLGIWVRDKTSGIGTMTYYNEETNTFGALGHGITDMDTGKLLTVEKGLVMNAKISDVEQGKKGTPGEIRGVFYKTDEVLGEIKGNTDFGIYGSLIDNNGELKSKEKIPIGFKEEVELGKAYIYTTLKNNVVEKFEIEIVKLENQQIPDQKSMIIKVTDKQLLEKTGGIVQGMSGSPIIQNDKLIGAITHVFVNDPTKGYGLYIEWMLEELW comes from the coding sequence TTGGGTAGATTTAAACTTAAAGCTAAGTATCTCTTCATTTTTATAATCATATTAGTTTTAGGTTTTACTTTACAACTAAGTCAGATACTATTTTATCCCTCTAATTTTAAAATTATTAAAGGGGAGAATAAGAATTTAAATATATCCTTTCCTTTTTCGTTAGATAATTCAGAATTAGGTATAGTTGACACAATATATAATGAAGGAAACAAATCCTTAACATTGAATGGTATAGATGAAGGAAATACACATCTTAAGGTAAAATTATTGGGATTGATTCCAGTAAAAAACTATAATGTTAATGTAGTTGACAGACCCATGGTTATCCCAGGCGGGAATGCAATTGGTGTAAGAATGAACACTAAGGGTGTTTTAGTAGTAGCTGTTACTGATGTCATTGATATTAATGGAAATAGAGTAAGTCCTGCTAGAGATGCTGGACTTAAAGTTGGAGATAGTATTATTGAAATAAATGGAGAAAAGATCGTAAGTTCAGAGCAAGTTGTTAAAATATTAAATGAAATTAAAAATGAAGAAGTAGAAATTTTAGTGCTAAGAAATAAAGGCGAATTTAAAACCCTTAGCAAAGCCGTAAAATGTCTACAGGACAATGCATATAGATTAGGTATTTGGGTTAGAGATAAGACGTCTGGTATAGGTACTATGACTTATTATAATGAAGAAACGAATACCTTTGGAGCTTTAGGACATGGAATCACAGATATGGATACAGGAAAGCTACTGACAGTGGAAAAAGGTCTAGTGATGAATGCTAAAATTTCAGATGTTGAGCAAGGAAAAAAAGGAACACCTGGTGAAATAAGAGGTGTTTTTTATAAGACAGATGAGGTTTTAGGTGAAATAAAAGGAAATACTGATTTTGGAATTTATGGTAGCTTAATTGATAATAATGGTGAATTAAAGAGTAAAGAAAAGATCCCTATAGGATTTAAAGAAGAAGTAGAACTTGGAAAAGCATATATTTATACAACTTTAAAAAATAATGTAGTAGAAAAGTTTGAAATTGAAATAGTTAAGTTGGAAAATCAACAAATTCCAGACCAAAAAAGTATGATAATTAAAGTTACAGATAAACAACTCTTAGAAAAGACTGGCGGCATAGTTCAAGGCATGAGTGGAAGTCCAATAATACAGAATGATAAATTAATTGGTGCAATAACCCATGTATTTGTTAATGATCCCACAAAAGGATATGGTTTATATATAGAATGGATGCTAGAGGAATTGTGGTAA
- the spo0A gene encoding sporulation transcription factor Spo0A, with amino-acid sequence MEKIKVAIADDNKEFCHIIAQFISAQDEFEVVGIARDGIEALDIIEREKPNVVVLDIIMPHLDGLGVLEKLHESEEEYFPKVIILSAVGQDKITQRAIELGASYYVVKPFDFKIFIKRLKETAEINNETSNTEDNITKSNNEVKKSVNSEKNMETKITKIIQEIGVPAHIKGYLYLREAITMVIDDMDYLGAVTKELYPCVAEKFNTTSSRVERAIRHAIEVAWNRGKIDTIERIFGYTVNNNKGKPTNSEFIALIADKLRLEKDTLDKAL; translated from the coding sequence ATGGAGAAGATTAAAGTTGCAATAGCAGATGATAATAAAGAGTTTTGTCATATTATTGCACAATTTATATCTGCTCAAGATGAATTTGAAGTTGTGGGAATAGCTAGAGATGGTATAGAGGCTTTAGATATTATAGAGAGAGAAAAGCCTAATGTTGTAGTATTGGATATTATTATGCCGCATCTAGATGGATTAGGGGTATTAGAAAAGTTACATGAATCAGAAGAGGAGTACTTTCCAAAAGTAATAATTTTGTCTGCTGTAGGGCAAGATAAAATAACACAAAGAGCTATTGAATTGGGAGCTTCATATTATGTTGTTAAACCATTTGATTTCAAAATATTTATCAAACGTTTAAAGGAAACTGCCGAAATAAATAATGAAACATCGAATACAGAGGATAATATTACGAAATCTAATAATGAAGTTAAAAAATCTGTGAACAGTGAAAAAAATATGGAAACCAAAATTACTAAAATAATACAAGAAATAGGAGTGCCAGCACATATTAAAGGGTACTTATATTTAAGAGAAGCTATAACTATGGTAATTGATGATATGGATTATTTAGGTGCTGTCACTAAGGAGTTGTACCCTTGTGTTGCAGAAAAGTTTAACACTACTTCAAGTAGAGTTGAAAGGGCTATAAGGCATGCTATAGAAGTCGCATGGAATAGAGGAAAGATAGATACAATTGAAAGGATCTTTGGTTATACTGTAAATAATAATAAGGGAAAACCAACAAATAGCGAATTTATTGCATTAATTGCGGATAAATTAAGATTAGAAAAAGATACGTTAGATAAAGCATTATAG
- a CDS encoding NUDIX hydrolase codes for MVYEEKTMKCERIYEGKILNLRIDTVELPEKKYSKREIVEHPGGVGIVTITDDNSIILVKQYRKAVNKTLLEIPAGKLEVNEEPRETAIRELKEETGYDAKELKYLLEFYTSPGYCNEKIYLFLASDLVEGDQKLDEGEYCEIVKYSFDELLKMIDRGEIIDSKTIIGIFAAKDYIQNRI; via the coding sequence ATGGTTTATGAAGAAAAGACCATGAAATGTGAACGAATATATGAAGGAAAAATCCTAAACTTAAGAATTGATACAGTTGAATTGCCTGAAAAAAAATATTCTAAGAGAGAGATAGTAGAACATCCTGGTGGTGTTGGGATAGTTACTATCACAGATGATAATAGTATAATATTAGTGAAACAATATAGAAAAGCAGTAAATAAAACGTTATTAGAGATTCCAGCAGGAAAACTTGAGGTAAATGAAGAACCTAGGGAGACTGCTATTAGAGAATTAAAAGAGGAAACTGGCTATGACGCTAAGGAATTAAAATATTTACTAGAATTTTATACCTCTCCTGGTTATTGTAATGAAAAAATTTATCTGTTTTTAGCAAGTGATTTAGTTGAAGGAGACCAAAAGTTAGATGAAGGCGAATACTGCGAGATAGTGAAATATAGTTTCGATGAATTGCTTAAAATGATTGATAGAGGAGAAATTATTGATAGTAAAACTATAATAGGTATATTTGCTGCAAAAGATTATATCCAAAATAGAATATAG
- a CDS encoding TlyA family RNA methyltransferase, with product MVKKRADILLFEKGLVDSREKGKRLIMEGVVFIGTQRIDKPGDYINEEEELTIKSNPLIYVSRGGLKLEKAIEVFKLDLKDKIAMDIGASTGGFTDCMLKSGAKKVYAVDVGYNQLDWKIRNDNRVVVMERTNIRNVKSEDIEDEFDFISIDVSFISLKLVLPVAKNLLKNNGEIAALIKPQFEAGRDKVGKKGIVRNKDIHLEVIKHVIQFAETLGLVPNSLTFSPVTGATGNIEFLIYLKNSGQTIDDKFILDVIEEAHRTLK from the coding sequence ATGGTAAAAAAGAGAGCAGATATTTTATTGTTTGAAAAAGGGCTTGTTGATTCTAGAGAAAAGGGAAAGAGATTAATCATGGAAGGTGTAGTATTTATTGGGACTCAAAGAATTGATAAACCAGGAGATTATATAAATGAGGAGGAAGAGCTAACCATTAAATCCAATCCGCTTATATATGTAAGTAGAGGTGGTCTTAAATTAGAAAAAGCAATAGAAGTTTTCAAATTGGACTTGAAAGATAAAATAGCAATGGATATAGGAGCTTCTACAGGTGGATTTACTGATTGTATGCTTAAGTCAGGTGCAAAAAAGGTATATGCAGTGGATGTAGGGTATAATCAGTTGGATTGGAAGATTCGGAATGATAACAGAGTAGTAGTAATGGAAAGAACCAATATTAGGAATGTAAAAAGTGAAGATATAGAAGACGAGTTTGATTTTATTTCTATAGATGTTTCCTTTATTTCTCTAAAACTTGTACTTCCAGTTGCAAAAAATCTTCTAAAGAATAATGGTGAAATAGCCGCTTTGATTAAACCACAATTTGAGGCAGGTAGAGATAAGGTAGGGAAAAAGGGGATAGTCAGAAACAAGGATATACATTTGGAAGTCATAAAACATGTAATTCAATTTGCAGAGACACTAGGATTAGTACCTAATTCATTAACTTTTTCTCCAGTTACAGGAGCAACTGGTAATATAGAGTTTCTAATATATTTAAAGAATAGTGGACAGACAATTGATGACAAATTTATTTTAGATGTAATTGAAGAAGCACATAGAACACTAAAATAA
- a CDS encoding sporulation stage III protein AG — translation MEEMINKIKKHLEEIGNKKFINNLFIILLVSIIVLIGVSIFTKDSEKAEIPVRVVEEKPQPTGDHSQYLEEKLASILEKLKGVGEVDVMITLEESIESVPASNTTKTTETTKEVDAEGGTREVNREDTNIQLLSSDDDGSLVVIKNVNPNVKGVIVVAEGAENLEVLEKIYEAVKTVLGISGNKVQVFSSK, via the coding sequence ATGGAAGAAATGATTAACAAGATTAAAAAACACCTAGAAGAAATCGGAAATAAAAAGTTTATCAATAATTTATTCATAATATTGCTCGTATCTATCATAGTTTTAATAGGGGTGAGTATTTTTACAAAGGATAGTGAAAAAGCTGAGATACCAGTTAGGGTTGTTGAAGAGAAACCACAACCTACAGGTGATCACAGTCAATATTTAGAAGAAAAACTGGCATCTATCTTAGAAAAACTTAAGGGAGTAGGTGAAGTGGATGTAATGATTACTTTAGAAGAGAGTATCGAAAGTGTACCTGCATCTAATACAACAAAGACAACTGAAACAACTAAAGAAGTAGATGCAGAAGGTGGTACAAGAGAGGTAAACAGAGAGGATACAAATATTCAATTACTTAGTAGTGATGACGATGGTTCACTTGTAGTTATTAAAAATGTAAACCCAAATGTAAAAGGTGTAATAGTAGTTGCTGAGGGGGCAGAAAATCTAGAAGTTCTAGAAAAGATATATGAAGCTGTAAAAACTGTTCTAGGCATTAGTGGCAATAAAGTTCAAGTTTTTTCAAGTAAATAG
- the xseA gene encoding exodeoxyribonuclease VII large subunit has product MKPLKVSEVNGYIKRVITGDIILSNLQVEGEISNFKHHYSGHMYFSLKDEKSKIKCVMFRGDNENLNLRLEDGKRVIATGYVSVFDREGDYQLYVRRIEDKGLGDLYQAYENLKKKLESEGLFDKNNKKEIPFLPKKIGIVTSSTGAAIRDIVSIIKRRFPLCNLLIYPTLVQGLEAPKEICKGLKYLDELDDVDLIITGRGGGSIEELFAFNDEELARTIYNLKTPIISAVGHETDFTIADFVADLRAPTPSAAAELAVPDISHLYENLKNKYNILLNLYLKMTNTYKNSLKVFENSLKYNNPTNNITNNKQVIDSMFKDLNYFIDKRISNELKKLVIIENNLINLNPRVHLDKGFGLLYDGKGKIIKTIDELAINQEINIMLKDGKIRTLITKVDKGGVSDGYK; this is encoded by the coding sequence ATGAAGCCTCTTAAAGTAAGTGAGGTAAATGGATATATAAAGAGAGTTATAACCGGTGATATTATTCTATCTAATCTTCAGGTAGAAGGTGAAATATCAAATTTTAAGCATCATTATAGTGGACATATGTATTTTTCCTTAAAGGATGAAAAAAGCAAGATCAAATGTGTAATGTTTAGAGGGGATAATGAAAATTTAAACTTAAGACTTGAAGATGGAAAAAGAGTAATAGCAACTGGATATGTTTCAGTTTTTGATAGAGAAGGGGATTACCAACTATATGTAAGAAGAATAGAAGATAAAGGTCTTGGGGATCTATATCAGGCTTATGAAAATTTAAAGAAAAAGCTTGAAAGTGAAGGTCTGTTTGATAAAAATAATAAAAAAGAAATTCCATTCTTGCCAAAAAAAATTGGAATAGTAACATCTTCAACTGGAGCTGCAATAAGGGATATTGTTAGTATTATAAAAAGGAGGTTCCCTCTTTGTAATCTATTAATTTATCCAACTCTAGTACAAGGACTAGAAGCCCCAAAAGAGATTTGTAAAGGACTTAAGTATTTAGATGAATTGGACGATGTTGACTTGATAATTACAGGTCGCGGTGGGGGTTCTATTGAGGAATTATTTGCTTTTAATGATGAAGAATTAGCCAGAACTATATACAATCTAAAAACACCAATTATTTCAGCTGTAGGCCATGAAACTGATTTTACAATAGCTGACTTTGTAGCAGACTTAAGAGCTCCTACGCCGTCTGCAGCAGCTGAGCTAGCTGTGCCCGATATTAGTCATCTATATGAGAACCTTAAAAACAAATATAATATTCTTCTAAATTTGTATCTTAAAATGACTAATACTTATAAGAATAGTCTAAAGGTATTTGAAAACAGTCTGAAGTATAATAATCCTACTAATAATATAACTAACAATAAACAGGTTATTGACAGTATGTTTAAAGACTTGAACTATTTTATAGATAAGAGAATAAGTAATGAGCTTAAGAAATTAGTAATTATTGAAAACAATTTAATTAATTTAAATCCACGCGTTCATTTAGATAAAGGTTTTGGGCTATTGTATGATGGTAAAGGAAAGATTATTAAAACAATAGATGAATTAGCGATTAACCAGGAAATCAATATAATGCTTAAGGACGGAAAAATCAGAACGTTAATTACTAAGGTTGATAAAGGAGGAGTTTCAGATGGATATAAGTAA
- a CDS encoding polyprenyl synthetase family protein, producing MNIIEELEYYSNLIDNELMEIINNKNSYTSEIFEAIKYSLFTGGKRLRPIMAIKSYELFGDEVHKVMPFAVSIEMIHTYSLIHDDLPSMDNDDFRRGKPTNHKVFGEAMAILAGDGLLNLAFETVSNYIYNSSNSIDEFKQNVRAMREISICSGCFGMIGGQVLDLMSSSNNMNEDKLLYMYKSKTAALIIASLVSGAIVAGAREEEIRAMKDFGLNLGLAYQIKDDLLDYEEDENIDKFTYLKFHSLEEANEQVTYYSKKAIESLDYLSGRDTTFLKELANYLINRMV from the coding sequence ATGAATATTATTGAAGAACTGGAGTATTACTCTAACCTTATAGACAATGAACTTATGGAAATAATAAATAATAAAAATTCATATACATCTGAAATATTTGAGGCTATAAAGTATAGCCTATTTACAGGTGGAAAGAGGCTAAGACCTATAATGGCTATTAAATCTTATGAGTTATTTGGAGACGAAGTCCATAAGGTTATGCCTTTTGCGGTTTCAATTGAAATGATACATACATATTCCCTAATACATGATGATCTACCAAGTATGGATAATGATGATTTCAGAAGAGGAAAGCCTACGAATCATAAGGTATTCGGTGAAGCAATGGCTATATTAGCAGGTGATGGATTATTGAATTTAGCCTTTGAGACAGTGTCCAACTATATTTACAATAGCTCTAATTCAATAGATGAATTTAAACAAAATGTAAGGGCTATGAGAGAAATTAGTATATGTTCTGGCTGCTTTGGAATGATTGGAGGGCAAGTGCTTGATTTAATGAGTTCTTCTAATAACATGAATGAAGATAAATTACTTTATATGTACAAATCCAAAACAGCAGCATTAATAATAGCAAGTCTAGTATCAGGTGCCATAGTTGCAGGAGCAAGAGAAGAAGAGATAAGAGCAATGAAGGATTTTGGTTTGAATTTAGGTTTGGCATATCAGATTAAGGATGATCTATTAGATTATGAAGAAGATGAGAATATAGATAAGTTTACATATTTAAAATTCCATAGTTTAGAAGAAGCTAATGAACAAGTAACATACTATAGTAAGAAAGCAATAGAATCACTAGATTATTTATCCGGTAGAGATACGACTTTCTTGAAGGAATTAGCTAATTATTTAATCAATCGTATGGTTTAA
- a CDS encoding stage II sporulation protein M, translating to MNLIKYKKLLSNHIESGFVFYFALLLIFLIGIIIGSLLIKAIDFDVQDSILNFSCTYFYNTNKGITSNFNIFKTSVLFRTIFVLIIYIVGLLSLGIIVPLLIFLQGGVLGFNVGYLINSYGLKGFLVSIFSYYPQYLLYIPCFIAIGAFAMTMAFKYKISTTRKVVKVKRLDIIDYTIFIFIFTFIILVGSLYEGFISPIFLNLLI from the coding sequence TTGAATTTAATAAAATATAAAAAACTATTGAGTAATCATATAGAAAGTGGCTTTGTATTTTATTTTGCTTTATTACTTATTTTTTTAATTGGAATTATTATTGGTTCTTTGCTCATCAAAGCTATAGACTTTGATGTTCAGGATTCAATTTTAAATTTCAGTTGTACATATTTCTATAACACGAATAAGGGTATTACATCAAATTTTAATATTTTTAAAACATCAGTGTTATTTAGAACTATTTTTGTTCTAATTATTTATATAGTAGGATTACTAAGTTTAGGTATTATTGTTCCATTACTAATATTTCTTCAAGGTGGAGTTTTGGGATTTAATGTTGGTTATCTAATAAATTCTTATGGTTTAAAGGGGTTTTTAGTTTCAATATTTAGCTACTATCCTCAATACTTACTTTATATTCCTTGTTTTATTGCTATAGGTGCATTTGCAATGACTATGGCTTTCAAGTATAAGATATCTACAACAAGAAAAGTAGTTAAAGTAAAAAGACTTGATATTATAGATTATACGATATTTATATTTATCTTTACTTTTATTATTTTAGTTGGAAGTCTATATGAAGGATTTATTTCCCCGATATTTTTAAATTTGTTAATTTAG
- a CDS encoding Asp23/Gls24 family envelope stress response protein has translation MNEDTINNNVGSIRISNDVVAIIAGVAATEIKGVVGMSGGITGGITELLGMKNLSKGVKVEVGDKEAIIDIFLVIEYGSDLAKIGKEVQENVKASVENMTGLNVVNVNVNIQGISMPKEQKPETEQK, from the coding sequence ATGAATGAAGATACAATTAATAATAATGTAGGTAGCATAAGAATATCCAATGATGTTGTAGCAATTATAGCAGGAGTTGCAGCTACAGAAATTAAAGGTGTAGTTGGTATGAGTGGTGGAATTACTGGAGGAATAACTGAATTATTGGGTATGAAGAACCTATCCAAGGGAGTAAAGGTTGAGGTCGGCGATAAAGAAGCTATTATTGATATATTTTTAGTAATTGAATATGGTTCTGATCTAGCAAAGATCGGTAAAGAAGTTCAAGAGAACGTTAAAGCTAGTGTAGAAAATATGACGGGTTTAAATGTAGTTAATGTAAACGTCAATATCCAAGGTATAAGTATGCCGAAGGAACAAAAACCAGAAACTGAACAAAAATAA